CGAAATCTGGAGCTTTAAAATCCATATCTGCAACCCACATAGGAATACTGTTCTCATCTACGTAAGATGCCATTTCAAGCATACCTTCTAAACTCCATTTTCTTGAATCTGAACCTTTTCTTTCAACGTAATTATTAAAGTTCATAATCTCCACTCCCTTTTACCTAATTTATTCCAAATTCTTTAGGATATTCAACTGTACCTTTCACATTACTTAAAGCTCCAGGATATAATTCAATTGCCATAAAGTTCTCATCTGGTACTTCTATAGGACATTTTATTCCCCATTTTGAAGCTGGTTCATAACCAAATTTTTTATAGTAGTCTGCATGACCTAAAACAACAATTCCTTTATATCCTAATTCTTTAGCTATTTTATGACCTTTTTCTACCAAGCTTTTACCAATACCCTTTTTTTGAAATCTTGGCAATACCGCTAAGGGAGCTAAAGTTAACAATGTATCATTTCCTACCTTAACTTTTGTAAAAAGAATATAACCTACTATCATACCTTTAAATTTTGCTGTCAATGATAAATCTTTTACAAAAGCATCACTTTTTAATAATTCTCTCACTAACTTATGTTCATTGTGATCTGAAAATTTCTCTCTTATAAAAGCCTTTTGTACTACTTCACAAACAAAATCCTCTTCTGTCATTTTTTTATATTTTTTTCTTTGAAAAATATAAACAGCTAAACTCCCTAAAATAAAAAATGCAATTCCTAATATTACGTTCATATTCCCCCTCCTTAAATTTTATACTTATATATACAATAATAACAAATAGAAATCCTTTTTCCAAGTTGTTTTTAATTTACATTTTTTTCTTTAGCTGCTATACTGTGAAAAATGAATTTTTAGGAGGTTTATTTTGAAAGCTTTGATTGTTGTTGATGTTCAAAATGATTTTTGCGAAGGTGGGGCTTTAGCAGTTAAAGATGCTCATGAAATTATCCCTATTGT
The genomic region above belongs to Cetobacterium somerae ATCC BAA-474 and contains:
- a CDS encoding GNAT family N-acetyltransferase, yielding MNVILGIAFFILGSLAVYIFQRKKYKKMTEEDFVCEVVQKAFIREKFSDHNEHKLVRELLKSDAFVKDLSLTAKFKGMIVGYILFTKVKVGNDTLLTLAPLAVLPRFQKKGIGKSLVEKGHKIAKELGYKGIVVLGHADYYKKFGYEPASKWGIKCPIEVPDENFMAIELYPGALSNVKGTVEYPKEFGIN